One Ursus arctos isolate Adak ecotype North America unplaced genomic scaffold, UrsArc2.0 scaffold_15, whole genome shotgun sequence genomic region harbors:
- the RAD1 gene encoding cell cycle checkpoint protein RAD1, translating into MPLLTPQIQDENDYSLVASLDNVRNLSTILKAIHFREHATCFATKNGIKVTVENAKCVQANAFIQAGIFQEFIVQEESVTFRINLTVLLDCLSIFGSSPTPGTLTALRMCYQGYGYPLMLFLEEGGVVTVCKINTQEPEETLDFDFCSTNVINKIILQSEGLREAFSELDMTSEVLQITMSPDKPYFRLSTFGNAGSSHLDYPKDSDLMESFNCNQMQVNRYKIALLKPSTKALVLSCKVSIRTDNRGFLSLQYMIRNEDGQICFVEYYCCPDEEVSESES; encoded by the exons ATGCCCCTCCTAACCCCACAGATCCAAGACGAGAATGACTACAGCTTAGTGGCCAGCCTTGACAATGTTAGGAATCTCTCCACTATCTTGAAGGCTATTCACTTCCGAGAACATGCTACATGTTTCGCTACTAAAAATGGAATCAAGGTTACAGTGGAAAATGCAAAGTGTGTGCAAGCAAATGCTTTTATTCAG GCTGGAATATTTCAAGAGTTTATAGTTCAGGAAGAATCTGTTACTTTTCGAATAAATTTAACTGTCCTTTTAGACTGTTTATCTATTTTCGGATCAAGTCCTACGCCAG GGACTTTAACTGCACTTCGGATGTGTTACCAAGGTTATGGTTACCCTTTGATGCTGTTTCTGGAAGAAGGAGGAGTGGTGACAGTCTGTAAAATCAATACTCAGGAGCCCGAGGAGACTCTGGATTTTGATTTCTGCAGCACCAATGTTATCAATAAAATTATTCTGCAGTCAGAGGGGCTCCGTGAAGCATTTTCCGAGTTGGATATGACGAGTGAGGTCCTACAGATCACCATGTCTCCCGACAAGCCTTATTTCAG gTTATCTACTTTTGGGAATGCGGGAAGCTCCCACCTTGATTatcccaaagattctgatttgATGGAATCATTTAATTGTAACCAGATGCAGGTCAACAG ATACAAGATTGCTTTACTGAAACCCTCCACAAAGGCCTTAGTCCTGTCTTGTAAGGTATCTATTCGAACAGATAACCGAGGATTCCTCTCATTACAGTACATGATTAGAAATGAAGATGGACAGATATGCTTTGTGGAATATTACTGCTGCCCTGACGAAGAAGTTTCCGAATCAGAGTCTTAA